The following coding sequences are from one Nicotiana tomentosiformis chromosome 3, ASM39032v3, whole genome shotgun sequence window:
- the LOC104113744 gene encoding uncharacterized protein — translation MEGKVEAVAKELNNNGLYCETKLEGEGESVTQDIQVQCDDKISEEEKNKICLMRALVEKQDPSSKEVDDFEIRRFLRARDLDVDKASAMLLKCLKWKKSIAPNGFISPSEIPNQIAHNKMFMQGVDKQGRPIAVVLGGRHFQNKLGGLDEFKRFVVLALDKLCSRTSPGREKFVVIGDLEGFGYSNSDARAYIGALSILQDCYPERLEKLIVVHVPYLFWTMWKIVYPFIDNKTKKKITFVENKRLVTTLLQDIDESQLPEIYGGKMPLVPIHEA, via the exons ATGGAGGGAAAGGTTGAGGCAGTAGCAAAAGAGTTAAACAATAATGGACTTTATTGTGAAACAAAATTGGAGGGGGAAGGAGAATCAGTAACACAGGATATCCAAGTACAATGCGATGACAAAATCAGTGAAGAAGAGAAGAACAAGATTTGCCTTATGAGAGCTCTTGTCGAAAAGCAAGATCCTTCTTCCAAG GAAGTAGATGATTTTGAGATAAGAAGGTTTCTTCGAGCTAGGGATCTGGACGTAGACAAAGCTTCGGCAATGTTGTTGAAATGCCTTAAATGGAAGAAAAGCATTGCACCAAATGGCTTCATTTCACCGAGTGAGATTCCAAACCAGATAGCACACAACAAAATGTTCATGCAAGGAGTCGACAAACAAGGACGCCCTATTGCTGTCGTTTTAGGTGGCAGACATTTTCAGAATAAACTAGGAGGTCTTGACGAGTTCAAAC GATTTGTTGTCTTGGCTTTGGACAAACTATGTTCAAG GACCTCACCAGGTAGGGAAAAGTTTGTGGTAATTGGAGATCTCGAAGGTTTTGGCTATTCCAACAGCGATGCTCGTGCATACATTGGGGCTCTGTCCATTTTACAG GACTGCTACCCTGAAAGACTTGAAAAACTAATTGTAGTTCATGTTCCTTACCTATTCTGGACAATGTGGAAAATTGTGTATCCTTTTATTGATAACAAGACCAAAAAGAAG ATCACATTTGTGGAAAACAAACGACTTGTGACAACCCTACTTCAAGACATTGATGAAAGTCAGCTACCTGAGATTTACGGAGGCAAAATGCCATTAGTTCCTATTCATGAGGCCTAA